A genomic window from Luteolibacter sp. LG18 includes:
- a CDS encoding DUF2238 domain-containing protein: MKSRGLIPLLACVLPVLAWSMWRPYDWPTWAMETAPVFLGFGGLIIAARKGWAFSNFALVCIALHMILLIVGGHYTYARVPLGEWAKDWFHFQRNHYDRLGHFAQGFVPAVLFREVMIRNRVIARRGWREFLTVSFCMAVSAVYELLEWCAALVSAQASEAFLGTQGDPWDTQEDMFTCLIGSLVAVVLTRFFQDRSIRKRS, encoded by the coding sequence ATGAAATCCCGCGGCCTCATCCCTCTCCTCGCCTGCGTCCTGCCCGTCCTCGCGTGGTCGATGTGGCGACCGTATGACTGGCCCACGTGGGCCATGGAAACCGCGCCGGTGTTCCTCGGGTTCGGCGGACTCATCATCGCCGCGCGGAAAGGCTGGGCGTTCTCGAATTTCGCCCTCGTCTGCATCGCCCTCCACATGATCCTCCTCATCGTCGGCGGACACTACACCTACGCGCGCGTGCCGCTGGGCGAGTGGGCGAAGGACTGGTTCCATTTCCAGCGCAACCACTACGACCGTCTCGGCCACTTCGCCCAAGGCTTCGTCCCCGCGGTGCTGTTCCGCGAGGTGATGATCCGGAACCGCGTCATCGCCCGCCGCGGCTGGCGGGAGTTTCTCACCGTCTCCTTCTGCATGGCCGTCAGCGCCGTCTACGAACTCCTCGAATGGTGCGCCGCGCTGGTGTCCGCCCAGGCTTCCGAGGCTTTCCTCGGCACCCAGGGCGATCCGTGGGACACGCAGGAGGACATGTTCACCTGCCTGATCGGCTCCCTCGTTGCCGTCGTGCTCACCCGTTTCTTCCAGGACCGCTCGATCCGGAAAAGGAGTTGA
- a CDS encoding DUF3142 domain-containing protein, protein MKSPISNFKSALLLGCVAALASCDKPKPSASAPATTSGPLVQRAYLWQRDWTRQVSQSTVAHAGAFDTLDLLAAQIEWRESASEPSLVRPAIDWPALRATGKPVGFVVRVQRAGEGAAVAETVTRLLLDRLAEAKAESVSVAEFQIDYDCPQKRLADYQGWLVPIREGLRATGLPLRITTLPSWLGEPAFAPLVDTTDGYVLQVHSFDLTTLGKTPTVCDPAMARDWVARAAKLGRPFHVALPTYRCLAGYAPDGHCLGMAADAGSPPWPPGTRVLEFTSDATALANLVIEWTKERPAAMQGLYWYRLPIEGESRNWRWPTLAAVMAGRVPVSKWEVRSTPGNPTDFVLWNTGENDDPLPSAIRVTWSGSGQVAVADALGGWSCQTSTDHVEFHAASRGMPVRLAPGNSVPLGWIRYHEAPPSDRMMSYEIVR, encoded by the coding sequence TTGAAATCTCCCATTTCAAATTTCAAATCGGCCCTCCTGCTCGGCTGCGTCGCCGCCCTTGCCTCCTGCGACAAGCCCAAGCCCTCCGCCTCCGCTCCTGCTACCACCTCCGGCCCGTTGGTCCAGCGGGCCTATCTCTGGCAGCGCGATTGGACCCGCCAGGTCTCCCAATCCACTGTGGCCCATGCCGGCGCCTTCGACACGCTGGACCTGCTCGCCGCCCAGATCGAATGGCGGGAATCCGCCTCTGAGCCCTCCCTCGTCCGGCCCGCGATCGATTGGCCTGCCCTCCGCGCCACCGGCAAACCCGTCGGCTTCGTCGTGCGCGTCCAGCGGGCAGGCGAGGGGGCGGCGGTGGCGGAAACGGTGACCCGCCTCCTGCTCGATCGCCTCGCCGAAGCGAAGGCGGAGTCCGTTTCCGTCGCGGAGTTCCAGATCGACTACGACTGCCCGCAGAAGCGCCTCGCGGACTATCAAGGGTGGCTCGTTCCCATCCGCGAAGGATTGCGCGCCACCGGCCTGCCGCTGCGCATCACCACCCTCCCGAGCTGGCTGGGGGAACCGGCCTTCGCACCACTCGTGGATACCACCGATGGCTACGTCCTCCAGGTGCACTCCTTCGATCTCACCACCCTGGGGAAAACGCCCACCGTCTGTGATCCCGCCATGGCCCGTGATTGGGTCGCCCGCGCCGCGAAACTCGGTCGACCGTTCCACGTCGCCCTGCCCACCTACCGCTGCCTCGCTGGCTATGCCCCGGACGGCCATTGCCTCGGCATGGCTGCGGACGCCGGCTCGCCGCCGTGGCCACCCGGCACCCGTGTCCTCGAATTCACCTCGGATGCCACCGCCCTCGCCAACCTGGTGATCGAATGGACCAAAGAACGCCCCGCCGCCATGCAGGGCCTCTACTGGTACCGCCTGCCCATCGAGGGCGAGTCGCGGAACTGGCGCTGGCCCACCCTTGCCGCCGTGATGGCGGGACGCGTGCCGGTTTCGAAATGGGAAGTCCGCTCCACTCCCGGAAACCCCACCGACTTCGTCCTCTGGAACACCGGCGAAAACGACGACCCGCTTCCGTCCGCGATCCGGGTCACCTGGTCGGGCTCGGGACAGGTCGCCGTCGCCGATGCCCTCGGTGGCTGGTCCTGTCAGACCTCCACGGACCACGTCGAATTTCATGCTGCTTCCCGTGGTATGCCCGTCAGGCTCGCCCCTGGAAATTCGGTTCCGCTCGGATGGATTCGCTATCACGAGGCACCACCCTCTGATAGGATGATGTCTTATGAAATCGTCCGCTAG